The Nocardioides ginsengisegetis region CGATAACCGGCTCCATGTACGTCAGGCTCAGCCGGATTCGGGCGGCGAGGTTCTCGCCGATGCCCTCCTCTTCCCCTCGCCACGACACAGTGTCTGAGTCTGGATCGCCGTACAGCAGCCGTGCTTTCAGCCCCTCCTCGGCTCGCGCAGCCAGCTTCGCGGGCAGCTCGGGGTGACTGTCGACGAGGAAGAGGCCGGCGTACACCAGGACGTCGACCTGCTCTTCGGCATCATCCACAAGCCTGCGCCAGAGATCCGGGGGAACGGCCCCACGGTGGGGGTAGACCGATCGCACCTCCGCCTGACTCGCGGCCCGGGCCCGGCCATCGTCCAGGAGTTGCGGCCACAGGTACGCCTCGTCGATCTCGAGTGCGCGGGCGGCGCGCTGCCGATGTCGTTGATGAGGAAGGCGCCCATTGTCGAGCCAGCGCTCGACGGTCTTCGGATCAACCTCGACCACACCTGCGAGGTCGCCGGATGACATTCCGGCCTTCTGCATCTGACTGCGGAGTCGTTCGTTTCCCACGTTGTTCCCCGAGGACGTTTGGGACATTTCACCCTCACGCTAGACCGCCGGAAACTCCCCCGCTAGGTGGTGACACACCCCCTGTGGAGAACCACGCGCATGGGGAGGCTCCTAGGGATCGACACGTTCGAGCAGCTCGGCCGACAGCCACTCCTCCACCACGATCCAGCCGTCGCCCTCTGGGATTGGGTGGAGCACACGGCCACGCCAGACTCCGTCGAGTTGGCGCCATTCGAGCAGGAGCCCGGGAAGCCGGCCGTGACGGTCGGTAACCCAGCAATGCTTGATCCGGGGCGGCTGTGGGGTCGCGATGTCGGCACCTTGGCTTCGTGCCACCTGTTCGGCCATCGAGCCATACCTGCCACGCTTGTTCATCCCGCCAGCCATGGCTCCATAATCACTCATGGTCGAACGTCTGTTCGAGTCCCGTTCAGTCGACCTTGGCCACCAGCGCTACCCGGGGGACACGCTGGAGTCGCGACTTGGGACTTCTCGCTGCGCGAAGCGCTCCCAGGCGGCTTGCCGCGAGACGCCCAGAGCCTTGCCGATTTCGCGCCAGGAGATCTTGCGAGCCCGCGCCAACTGCACCCAGTCCTCCAGAAACGCTGCCACCTGGTCAGCTGTCGCGGAGATCAGGGGCAGCATGCTCAACATCTCAACGTCACTCATGCCTTCCCACGGCGGACGGGAGACGGCGGCGATCCGGGCCGGCGACTGGGAAATCTCGTAGTAGTAGCTCAAGCAGTCGGCGCACATCATCGCTCCAAGGCCACCCGAGAACTTGGTGTCCTGGGTGCCGACAACGCCGCAGAAGGAGCACACCCTTCCGATCGGACTGAAGTCCATCGCGCTTCCTCTCACCTTCCAAGTGCGGACCGCGCTCGGGCCTCACGAGGATAGAACTTCGATCACCTCAGCTGGACTCGACCTTGTCCACCGCAAAGTCAAGAATGCCTTGACAGAAGTTGATTGTCGAAGCGAGGCTCCTCCCGTGGGAGCGCCTCGTGACCAGGGCGGGGGTCTGGTCACGAGGCCGCGAGTGGGTGGTTTGGCAACGGGTCTGGCAGGTCACAGCTCGATCTCGAGGCCTGACAACTCTCCAGGCTGGGGGCACGCTCCCCTTGGAAGGCGGGGGAAGCCATGAACGAGCTCGGGTCGAGGGGAGTCGGGATCCGCTGCGCGGGTGTCGTGCACCTGTACCGCACGTTCGAGGGCCACGACGTAGTGGCGCTGCAGGGTGTGGATCTGGAGATCAAAGCTGGGGAGCGCGTGGCTTTCCTAGGGCCTAGTGGGTCGGGCAAGTCGACCTTGCTCACCCTCCTCGGGGGCATCCAGCGCCCCAGTGCTGGGCGGATCTTCCTCGGCGATGACGAGATCTCCCGGATGAGTGAGCGCCGGCTGGCGCGACTGAGGTCGCGCCGCGTGTCGACCATGCTCCAAGGCGCCACGCGCAACTTGTTGCCGCACACGACCGCCAGGTTGAACCTCAAGTTCGCGCGGCTGGGCATGGACGCGGCGGACCGAGACCACGCGATGCCGGAAACCGAGCTGCTCAGCCGTGTTGGGTTGGAAGGCCAGGCCGACCAGAAGGTCCACACCATGTCTGGCGGTCAACGCCAGCGCCTGGCGCTGGCCTGTGCGCTGGCGACCTCGCCCCAGCTGCTGTTAGCAGATGAACCCACCAGCCAGCTCTCCCACGGCGATCGCGACCACGTTGTCGGGCTGATCCACGAGCTCGGCGAGGACCTGGGTACGACGGTGGTGGTGGTGACCCACCAGGCGGAGGTGGCCACGTCGTTCGCGAGGACGGTGACCATGAAGGGTGGCCGGGTGGGTTCTGAGGGACGCAACGGTTCTGAGTACGCCGTCATCGGCAACGAAGGAGTCATCCACCTGCCCGCGCACATGGTCGCGGAGTGGTCGCCCGGAACTCTGGTCAGGATCGAGCAAGAGCAGCGCAGGATTGTTGTCTCGCACCCTGGTGACGAGCAGGTGGTTGCCCATCCGCACCCGGATGCCACGTGAGCGCGCCCGACCTCGTCCTCAGGGACATCACCTACGAACGCGATCGCCTACTGCTTTCAGGCGTGTCCGTGATGTTTCCGGCGGGGCTGGTGACGGCAGTGTCTGGTCCGAGCGGCTCCGGCAAGACCACGCTGCTCTCGGTCGCTGGCGGGCTGATCTGCCCGACCTCAGGGACCACCGACTACGCCGGGGCATCGATGTGGCAGGGCGATGGTGACCCGCCTGCCGAGGTCGTCTTCGTGCTGCAGGTCTACGGGCTGGTGCCCGTCTTGTCCGCCAGGGAGAACGTGGCGTTGGCCCTGCGGGCCCGCGGCGTGCGAGTGAGCGAGGCCGATGACCGCGCGGAGTCCGCGCTGGAACGCTTCGACATTGCCGACCTCGGCGAACGCCAGGTCGAAGAGCTCTCGGGCGGGCAGATGCAGCGTGTTGCCTGCGCGCGTGCGTTCGTGGTGGCGGCACCAGTCCTGCTGGCCGATGAACCCACCAGCGAGCTCGACGAGCGCAACCGCGACGTGGTGCTGCGCGAGCTGCGGGTCGAAGCCGCGCGCGGTGCGGTGGTGGTGGTCGCCACGCACGACCCAGCCGTGGTCGAGGCCAGCGACCGCCACGTCGTCATCGACGAGGGTCATCTGGCCCCGGCTCACGTGCCGACCGCGGGGGCTGATCCCCGTGACGGTCGCTGGTCCGACGGCGTGGGCTCGAGGCGATGATCGGGGCGCTCCGCGACGGGATGCGGGCCCGCGCGGCCACGCATGCAGTGTTGGCGGCGGTGATGGTCGTCGCCGTGTCGGGACTCGTCGTGGTGCTGTCGTTCGCGCAGAGCGCCGGCACCTCGCGCTTGCTGGCACTTCCACTGGTGATGCTCGCGGTGATTGCCGTGCCTGCGTGTGGCAGCGAGCTGGCCGCGGCGCGTCGGGAGGAGCTCGGTCTGGCCCGGCTGCGTGGAGTCACCGGCGTACGGCTGCTGGGGCTGCTGGCGGCCGAGCCGCTCGTCACCCTCAGCTTCGGGGCAGCCTTGGGACTGGGTCTCGGTTCCATCGCGACCCGGACGGCCGCACGCGCCTGGCTCCACGCATCCGTCGACCTCACCGTCACGTCAACAGTCGTGGGGGTGATGTGCGTGATGGTGCTGATGCTCGGCGGCGTTGTGCTGGCCATGCTGCAGGCGCTGAGCGAGCCACTGCCCGAGCAGGTGAGCCCGGTTGCACGTCCACGACCCCCCAGCGTGCTGGGCCTCTTCGTGGAGGTCCTCATCATCGTGGCCGCGCTGGTGGCGGTCTATCGCAGCAGAGTGGCCCCGAACGGTGACTGGGTGACCTTTGCGGGTCCGGCGCTGGTCGGGCTGGCCGCGGGCCAGGTGGCGGTGTGGCTGGTGCGGGCCGTCGCCCGGTTCGCCGTCGGCGTCGATGGAGATGACCGGGTGGCGAGCTTCCTTGCGGCGCGGAGGCTGGCGCGTTCCGACGGTGTCGGCGGTGCGTTGAGGCTCGTGGTCGCAGCTGGCGTTGTGGCTGTGCTCGCGGCCACGGGCAGCTTGTCCGTCAATCGCTGGGTCGACGAGACAGCACGCATCGACGCCGGGGCACCCCTGGTCGTCGAGTTCGACGGTGACGCCCAGCAGCTGCTCGCCGCCACGCACGCGGTTGACCCCGACGGCCGCTGGCTGATGGCCGCGGTGCGCACCTTCGCCGACGACCGTGGCATCTCTCGACAGGTCTTTCTCGACTCTTCGCGGTACGACGCCGTCATCGGCAACTTCCTGGCAGGCACCCCTGCCTCGGAAGGCTCCCAGGCAGTCCGTGACTTGGCACGCCGCGTTGCCGAGAAGCCAGCCCTGCCGCGCAGCACGAGGGGTCGATGGTCGACAACCGTGACGGCAGGTGCGTTCAACCGAACGGCGGACGTGGCGCTGACTGCGGAGTATGTCGGAGCCAGGGGGGTGACCTTCAAGACCATCCGGCTGCGCATACCCCCGGGTGGGTCCCGCTCGGGCTCGGTGAGGCTCACAGGCTGCGGCGACGGCTGCCGTGTCAGTCGCCTGACGATCGCCGAGGGCAGGACGTGTACCCAGGTCGTGAAGGATCTGGGGCTGTGCGGTCGCCCCGACCTGAGGATCACCCACGCCGACTTTGGTGGGGTGAACCTGATCCGCCAGACCTGGCATCTCGAGGGGCGCGACGACGGCACAAGTCCAGGCACCTACTCCGCTTCGCCCACTGCGCTGCTGGTGCACCCGAGTGTCGCCGGCCAGTCGACTCTGGTCCCGGATCAGTCGGCCTTCGCACTGCAGGTGCTGGCCAGCAGGGGCATGGCCTGGGACGGGAACCCCGTTGTCAAGACACCGGGTGGCGATGCGCGGCCGGCCGAGGTTGTCGGCGTGTACCCAGCGTTGCCTGTCGTCGTCACCGCGGGGACCGTGAGCGACCTCCCTCAGGCCCTCGAGGACTCCTCGCCAACCGTGCCTGCAGCCCAGTCCTTGGTGCTGGCTCGGACCGACACCCCCTCGTCGGTGCTGGACGCCCTCGCGGCATTGGGTGGCGGGGAGCCGCGCACGGCGGGAAATGTGGCCGCACCTGTCATCGACGGTGCCCGGGTGACCCAGGCCCGGGTGTACGCCCTGATGGCGGGCTGCTGCCTCCTGCTCGGCCCGCTCGCACTGGCGATCCCCGTCACGCGCCAGCGACGCGAACGTCGCGTCCAGGTCGCGATCTTGCGGCTGCTGCGGCTGCCCCCTGCCGTCATCGGACGCGCGACCGGAATCGAGCTCGCGCTTCTGGGCATCGTCGGTGGCGTCGGGGCTGGCGCCGCCGGGCTGGCTGCCGTGCTGCTCCTGCTCAGTCGACTCCCATTGATCGTCCAACCGGTCAACCAGATCCCCCTGGACACCGCCCCGCGGTGGGGGGCGGTCCTAGCGGTGGCCACATTCGTCGCGGTGTCGGTCCTGTTGGTCGGGGCGGCCACACGACGCACGGACGACCGACGCAGCTCGCCGTCCATCCTGCGTGAGGAGGGGCGCTGATGAGGCTGCATTCGGACGGGATGGCGACGTTGCTGGCGCACGGACTACGCGCCCGGATGCTGCTGTCGGCGGGATCTGTCCTCCTGACCGCCCTCGCCGTCGCCTCCGCGGTGCTGGGCCCGGCGTTCTCCGTGGCCGTGACCAACTCCTATGCGGTGACCCGGCTGCGGGAGTCGCCCAACCAGCTGACGGGTCTCAGCTGGGAGTTCCGGCTCGCAGCGACGTTTGCTGGGCGCCCGACCAAGGCTGTGCGCCGCGCCGTGGCCGCCATCGAGCCCCGGATCCCGACCGACCACCTGCCGCCGAGCGTGCAGCTCGAGTCCAATCGGATCCGGGTGCCGGGTCACGTCGGCGAAGTGCTGCTCCTGGCCAAGGACGGAGCGTGCGATCACCTGGTGGTGACGGGTCGTTGCCCGAACACCGACGGTGAGGCCCTGATGCTTGAGAGCGATGCCTCCGAGGACGGTGTCAGGATCGGCGACCAGGTCTCCTACGGTGCGCCGATCGGCACGTTGCGACTCGTCGGCACGTATGTGCTGCCTCACCCGGGCCAAGGCGCCGCAGGCAGTCGAACCGCGGGCTACTGGTTCGACCTGGAGCGGCTCTCCTCCAGGCCCTGGTCGTACAACAGCTACACGAACGCGCTGGAACCGCGGCGGCCGGCGCCCTACGTCGTCACGGCAGCCACGTTCGAGCGCCTCCCCGTCAAGCAGTGGCTCGTGCGGGCAGACAGCCGCCTCGAC contains the following coding sequences:
- a CDS encoding XRE family transcriptional regulator; translation: MSSGDLAGVVEVDPKTVERWLDNGRLPHQRHRQRAARALEIDEAYLWPQLLDDGRARAASQAEVRSVYPHRGAVPPDLWRRLVDDAEEQVDVLVYAGLFLVDSHPELPAKLAARAEEGLKARLLYGDPDSDTVSWRGEEEGIGENLAARIRLSLTYMEPVIGVPGVEVRQHQTVLYNSLYRFDDEMLVNTHVIGSPAPQNPVLHLQRLPNGHLFDHYLKSFDRVWESAVPLETRGSA
- a CDS encoding AsnC family protein translates to MDFSPIGRVCSFCGVVGTQDTKFSGGLGAMMCADCLSYYYEISQSPARIAAVSRPPWEGMSDVEMLSMLPLISATADQVAAFLEDWVQLARARKISWREIGKALGVSRQAAWERFAQREVPSRDSSVSPG
- a CDS encoding ABC transporter ATP-binding protein, with amino-acid sequence MNELGSRGVGIRCAGVVHLYRTFEGHDVVALQGVDLEIKAGERVAFLGPSGSGKSTLLTLLGGIQRPSAGRIFLGDDEISRMSERRLARLRSRRVSTMLQGATRNLLPHTTARLNLKFARLGMDAADRDHAMPETELLSRVGLEGQADQKVHTMSGGQRQRLALACALATSPQLLLADEPTSQLSHGDRDHVVGLIHELGEDLGTTVVVVTHQAEVATSFARTVTMKGGRVGSEGRNGSEYAVIGNEGVIHLPAHMVAEWSPGTLVRIEQEQRRIVVSHPGDEQVVAHPHPDAT
- a CDS encoding ATP-binding cassette domain-containing protein, with amino-acid sequence MSAPDLVLRDITYERDRLLLSGVSVMFPAGLVTAVSGPSGSGKTTLLSVAGGLICPTSGTTDYAGASMWQGDGDPPAEVVFVLQVYGLVPVLSARENVALALRARGVRVSEADDRAESALERFDIADLGERQVEELSGGQMQRVACARAFVVAAPVLLADEPTSELDERNRDVVLRELRVEAARGAVVVVATHDPAVVEASDRHVVIDEGHLAPAHVPTAGADPRDGRWSDGVGSRR